The Microtus ochrogaster isolate Prairie Vole_2 chromosome 10, MicOch1.0, whole genome shotgun sequence genome contains the following window.
AGGTCCAGGAAGTCCCCTCTCACCAGGGAGCCCAGGCTTCCCTGCCAGACCATTAGGCCCTTGGTCACCCCGAATGCCAGGCACTCCTGGGGGACCTCCAGGTCCTATCTCTCCCTTGGGTCCAGGAGGCCCACGTCTACCAGGAAGCCCTGCAGACCCAGGAAGGCCAGGTGGACCCCCAAGGCCCTGTGGACCCTGCTCTCCTGgctccccatcctctcctggcTCACCTCTGTCCCCCAAAAGCCCTGGGGCCCCAGCTGGGCCCCTATCTCCCTTAGGTCCTGGTTTTCCTGGCATCCCATAGCCAACAGGGCCTATCAATCCAGGGGGGCCCCGGAGCCCTGGCTCCCCTTTAGCTCCTGCTGGGCCCTGTGGCCCTGGTATCCCTGCTGCCCCTGGCACCCCCACACCGTCTACCCCAGGGGGGCCTTTTGGACCCATAACTCCTGGCTCTCCCCTAGAGCCTGGAACCCCAGGGGGCCCAGAATCGCCTTTGTCTCCTGGGGCTCCTGGTATCCCATCCAAACCTGGTTTGCCCAAGCCAGCTGGACCAGGTAGCCCGGGGGGGCCAGGGGCACCTGTCTGCCCAGGGGCCCCaggaagccctggctggcctaccCCAGTATCCCCCTTGAGACCCCTATCACCTCGGGGTCCAGGCTCTCCCTGGGGTCCTGGCTCCCCCCTAAATCCTGGAGGCCCTGGCATTCCCTGGGCACCTGGTTTTCCAGGGACAGTAATGCCTGAAGGACCAGGAAGGCCAGGGGGTCCTGGGGGTCCCCGGAGGCCCTGGTCCCCTCGTATCCCTGGCTCTCCCcgcaatcctggctgtcctggtggtCCAACCTTGCCTGGGAGCCCTGGGGGACCAGCCTTGCCCATCCGGGAGAAGCCAGGGGGGCCAGCAGGGCCTGGCTGCCCATGAAGCCCAGGTtttcctgtgcctggctttccTGGGAAGCCAGGAGGCCCAGGGGGACCCCGAGGTCCTGGCTTCCCAGGGGGGCCCGGCTCTCCTTTCAAGTCCATTGGCAGCAGCGGCAGAGGCATttctgaaagacagagaaggggacagTCAGGGCCTGGTCACTAGAAGCTGGAAACCTC
Protein-coding sequences here:
- the Col8a2 gene encoding collagen alpha-2(VIII) chain isoform X2, with amino-acid sequence MQGAPMTLPSLLLLLLGCGPRVSSGGGVGGAAGYAPVKYVQPRQKGPVGPPFREGKGQYLEMPLPLLPMDLKGEPGPPGKPGPRGPPGPPGFPGKPGTGKPGLHGQPGPAGPPGFSRMGKAGPPGLPGKVGPPGQPGLRGEPGIRGDQGLRGPPGPPGLPGPSGITVPGKPGAQGMPGPPGFRGEPGPQGEPGPRGDRGLKGDTGVGQPGLPGAPGQTGAPGPPGLPGPAGLGKPGLDGIPGAPGDKGDSGPPGVPGSRGEPGVMGPKGPPGVDGVGVPGAAGIPGPQGPAGAKGEPGLRGPPGLIGPVGYGMPGKPGPKGDRGPAGAPGLLGDRGEPGEDGEPGEQGPQGLGGPPGLPGSAGLPGRRGPPGPKGEIGPGGPPGVPGIRGDQGPNGLAGKPGLPGERGLPGPHGPPGPTGPKGEPGFTGRPGGPGVAGALGQKGDLGLPGQPGLRGPSGIPGLQGPAGPIGPQGLPGLKGEPGLPGPPGEGKVGEPGTAGPTGPPGVPGSPGLTGPPGPPGPPGPPGAPGAFDETGIAGLHLPNGGVEGAVLGKGGKPQFGLGELSAQATPAFTALLTSPFPASGMPVRFDRTLYNGHSGYNPATGIFTCPVGGVYYFAYHVHVKGTNVWVALYKNNVPATYTYDEYKKGHLDQASGGAVLQLRPNDQVWVQMPSDQANGLYSTEYIHSSFSGFLLCPT